GTTCCAGTTCGGCCCGGTCGCGGGCGTGAGCATCGCGAACGTCTCGGGCGATGACGCGGGTGACACGGATTCCCGCACCGGCTTCTTCGGCGGTGCGCAGGTGGTCTGGCAGGCGCCGGGCTCCCTTTTCGGCTTCGAGACGGGTGCCGTGTACGTGCAGAAGGGCGCCAAGTTCTCGGACACGGACGGCGAAGGCACGATCGAGCTCGACTACATCACGGTCCCGCTGCTGCTTCGTGTCGCCCCCCCGATGGGCGCATCGTCGTTCACGCCGGTCTTCGGACTCGGTGGCGAGGCAGGCTTCGAGGTCGGCTGCTCGGCATCGGGTGAGGCCGAGGGTGTGGAAATCGACGTCGATTGTGAAGAATTCGGTCTGGAGACGAAGTCGTTCGATTTCGGACT
The DNA window shown above is from Longimicrobiales bacterium and carries:
- a CDS encoding porin family protein, whose translation is MRKLFAVAAVAATLVAADDAAAQSFQFGPVAGVSIANVSGDDAGDTDSRTGFFGGAQVVWQAPGSLFGFETGAVYVQKGAKFSDTDGEGTIELDYITVPLLLRVAPPMGASSFTPVFGLGGEAGFEVGCSASGEAEGVEIDVDCEEFGLETKSFDFGLAASVGVDFPIGRMTLAPFAKYTLGLTSIDDSESEDDVKNSGFLVGAALRF